One Bombus pascuorum chromosome 4, iyBomPasc1.1, whole genome shotgun sequence DNA segment encodes these proteins:
- the LOC132906479 gene encoding LOW QUALITY PROTEIN: uncharacterized protein LOC132906479 (The sequence of the model RefSeq protein was modified relative to this genomic sequence to represent the inferred CDS: substituted 2 bases at 2 genomic stop codons) produces the protein MKELGSCKSNDSQKKQRGRSKKQKSTFKLFTKNSWPKVMISRNSIINKKIRDSSGSSSLSFLEESSSELQGTEEKDACHMEHLYRDENVTNFKEELDVCLISSSSEIQGSLKVSETSRGNEKALKTSDGAVEENDFDCASKESVISDTREQQTPIFVDLTADEKSTWKQTILKRFCNVKADMTNEKEDENEKCTRNIALEPRIIIADSSSKLICNGNNSLATALRDRGSCFIPVQPNRSLPILPAPSVPTRFIRKDSSSLILPKSTVDVVEVELMKSNSTLLNKKDIISKEQIASKDTVSSMAYFVPQISSVESLSMIKKRNDNDMEHETNVKERRKKKKSQEANSRQNKEERMESSIKEFLTNFCGSNATEGVQNLCTDKCVRAASTTKGDEKNGNKLVPPLRLKKVVHTETERYNDSQIVTGSEHESNYRIITDTASQSPPSPNSNNWNDILFEKDTDFTTLNTDNYKLKYRRNRLKQKLCELQSKALELAKQMASDSNSQQNIRLRQVMNRYEKQIENLSKLHNRLSAALSISKEVINENNDSMNSSDNKCPCINLNERNTDFSVNNSSPMSSPEPPKLSPRSSLDCHSILPEEVRNSPPILPKICLTISSSQDSVEEELQVVERKVWPVNEELIKSTFSTDPLPEDLTDSVDKDPPDIEKHVQTMPVVHKNNINVDIESSNSSVNKRAFNHSNKVTQSPENNHAAREKKDERNKSTKGFSQCRLVIQEPEKIKCLEFPDVGPIISSVANCVEIPTTVQGNKSFEVISAKQFSSSRDHTLQPNFYESNREEVPFSTNHEDSINSQKVSSSSGQPTQFDSSQTMLNQEKLTXVKXKINIFYYLYFYLTFYVYRLRQSRKGEEILADSVQKSSGNHSITEQFPTLGNWFARMSKKQASITKPKLQATENVPFVPGENTTRQISGSEIPKMVGPNINNHIINPTPQRGTEKWQYHQQQQLQHVAASVTLSQPVAAVPPLRPGACPPLPMTQFYPNNYAIDPYNSAALSYHPPICPYGPYPYHPRLHSGSLPFHLPVQESLRSMHHMDKRFPIIQDPVVRYPSPSTNTLQHSGNLEFDRLRGNSTTNNIGTTTCLPSLFLSPPSLSTSHQTLPRNSLIGYSTNNQFSRNRMIPDVVAAAAAAAVVAAASFDRQRDTLTYNRTETDALSPTGIPNVIDREPPHVSGATRSIINRDVTNLTQDSNFNKESHENTKYQQMQNFVFDRLAFVKTTDNFAQTNSVINNDAQSTMTSIVPTAQYRMPLIPSHAQSSKNVLETEARNCETPHLGKVNRSPNSSHNLTCSNCGIIGPKFKCLGCEMAFYCDERCQEKHWYVHVQRCPKKMPKLKKVT, from the exons atgaaagaacttGGTAGTTGTAAATCGAATGATTCGCAGAAAAAACAGAGAGGAAGATCGAAGAAGCAGAAATCGACGTTTAAACTATTCACCAAGAACAGCTGGCCGAAGGTAATGATATCTCGCAACAGTATCATTAACAAGAAGATCAGAGATTCCTCTGGATCTTCAAGTTTGTCGTTTCTTGAAGAATCTTCGAGCGAGCTGCAAGGAACGGAAGAAAAAGATGCCTGTCATATGGAACATTTATATCGTGATGAAAATGTCACGAATTTCAAGGAAGAATTGGATGTTTGTTTGATCAGTAGCTCCAGCGAAATTCAAGGAAGTCTTAAAGTGAGCGAGACTTCGAGAGGAAACGAGAAGGCTTTGAAAACGTCCGATGGGGCGGtcgaagaaaatgattttgaTTGCGCGTCGAAAGAAAGTGTAATCTCTGATACACGGGAACAACAGACGCCTATTTTCGTTGATTTAACAGCTGATGAGAAAAGCACGTGGAAACAAACGATTTTGAAGCGATTCTGTAATGTAAAGGCAGACATGACCAATGAAAAGGAAGATGAGAACGAGAAGTGCACTAGGAACATCGCATTAG AACCTCGAATTATAATAGCAGATAGTTCAagcaaattaatttgtaatggAAACAACAGTTTAGCAACTGCTTTACGAGACCGTGGGTCATGCTTCATACCGGTACAACCAAATCGTTCTTTACCTATTCTTCCGGCACCATCCGTACCTACGAGATTCATTCGAAAAGATTCATCATCTCTCATCTTACCAAAATCTACCGTAGACGTAGTAGAAGTAGAATTAATGAAATCAAACAGTACATTGTTgaataagaaagatattatttctaaAGAACAAATAGCATCAAAAGATACCGTAAGCTCGATGGCTTACTTTGTTCCACAAATTTCGAGCGTGGAAAGTCTGAGTatgataaagaaaagaaatgataatGACATGGAACACGAGACTAATgttaaagaaagaaggaagaaaaaaaaatcgcaGGAAGCAAATTCTAGACAAAATAAAGAGGAACGTATGGAAAGTTCGATTAAAGAGTTCCTAACAAATTTCTGTGGCTCGAATGCAACTGAAGGCGTACAGAATCTTTGTACCGACAAATGCGTTAGAGCTGCCTCCACGACGAAAGGAGAcgaaaaaaatggaaataaattggTTCCTCCGTTGAGACTGAAGAAAGTCGTGCATacag AAACAGAGAGATACAACGATTCTCAAATCGTCACGGGATCGGAACACGAATCAAACTATAGAATCATCACAGACACAGCGTCCCAATCACCACCTAGTCCAAATTCTAATAACTGGAACGATATACTCTTCGAGAAAGATACAGATTTCACCACTTTAAATACCGATAACTATAAACTAAAGTACAGGCGAAATAGACTAAAACAGAAACTGTGTGAACTACAAAGTAAAGCTTTGGAATTAGCTAAACAAATGGCTAGTGACTCGAACTCTCAGCAAAATATCAGACTAAGGCAAGTGATGAATCGTTACGAGAAGCAAATAGAAAATCTATCAAAATTACATAACAGACTGTCTGCAGCCCTCTCGATCTCTAAGGAAgtgattaatgaaaataatgataGCATGAATTCTTCTGATAACAAGTGTccatgtataaatttaaacgaGAGGAACACAGATTTTTCAGTGAATAACAGTTCTCCGATGTCATCACCTGAACCACCTAAATTGTCACCACGATCATCTCTGGATTGTCATAGTATTCTACCAGAAGAGGTTCGAAATAGTCCACCAATTTTGCCAAAGATATGTTTAACTATCTCGTCGAGTCAAGACTCGGTGGAAGAAGAGCTACAAGTCGTTGAAAGGAAAGTTTGGCCTGTGAACGAAGAATTGATAAAATCAACGTTTTCTACAGATCCACTTCCTGAGGATTTAACTGATTCCGTGGACAAAGATCCTCCAGATATTGAGAAACACGTGCAGACTATGCCTGTAgtccataaaaataatatcaatgtcGATATAGAAAGTTCTAATTCTAGTGTAAATAAGAGGGCTTTCAATCATTCGAACAAGGTTACTCAATCACCAGAGAACAACCATGCGGCTCGggaaaagaaagacgaaagaaataaatcgacCAAAGGGTTTTCTCAATGTCGTCTTGTGATCCAAGAACCAGAAAAAATCAAGTGTTTGGAGTTTCCGGATGTTGGACCCATAATAAGTTCTGTAGCTAATTGCGTGGAAATACCAACAACTGTTCAAGGAAACAAATCGTTTGAGGTGATATCTGCCAAACAGTTCTCTTCGTCAAGGGATCATACACTACAACCTAATTTTTATGAATCCAATCGAGAGGAAGTACCATTTTCGACAAATCATGAAGACAGTATAAATTCGCAAAAG GTTTCATCGAGTTCGGGTCAGCCAACTCAATTTGATTCTTCACAAACGATGTTGAATCAGGAAAAGCTCACGTaagttaaatgaaaaattaatatattttattatctatatttttacctTACATTTTATGTATACAGGTTGCGACAGAGCCGTAAAGGAGAAGAAATTCTGGCTGATTCTGTACAGAAGAGTAGTGGGAATCATTCTATAACTGAACAATTTCCTACTCTTGGTAACTGGTTCGCTCGAATGTCGAAAAAGCAAGCCTCAATAACCAAACCCAAATTACAAGCCACAGAAAATGTGCCGTTTGTACCAGGAGAAAACACTACACGC CAAATTTCTGGGTCTGAAATACCAAAGATGGTAGGACCTAATATCAACAATCACATAATAAATCCAACGCCTCAACGTGGTACAGAGAAATGGCAATATCATCAGCAACAACAACTACAACATGTTGCGGCATCCGTGACTCTTTCGCAACCTGTTGCAGCAGTTCCTCCTTTACGACCTGGAGCTTGTCCACCACTTCCTATGACTCAATTTTACCCGAATAACTACGCT ATCGATCCTTACAACAGTGCTGCCTTAAGTTATCATCCACCAATTTGTCCTTACGGTCCTTATCCATATCACCCACGATTACACTCGGGTTCCTTACCATTTCATTTACCTGTGCAAGAAAGCTTGCGATCAATGCACCATATGGATAAACGTTTCCCCATAATACAAGATCCAGTTGTGAGGTATCCTTCACCATCGACAAACACTCTACAGCATTCGGGTAATTTGGAGTTTGATCGTCTTCGAGGAAACTCTACCACTAACAACATTGGTACCACAACTTGTTTACCATCGTTATTTCTATCACCACCGTCCTTATCAACTTCTCATCAGACCCTGCCTCGAAATTCTTTAATTGGCTATTCGACAAACAATCAATTTTCTCGGAACAGAATGATACCGGATGTTGTTGCCGCAGCAGCAGCCGCTGCTGTTGTCGCTGCTGCTTCCTTTGATAGGCAACGAGATACGTTGACTTATAATAGAACTGAGACGGATGCATTATCGCCTACTGGTATTCCAAATGTCATTGACAGAGAACCACCTCACGTATCGGGCGCTACTAGATCAATTATTAATCGTGACGTAACTAATTTAACTCAAGATAgtaattttaacaaagaaaGTCATGAAAACACTAAGTATCAACAAATGCAAAATTTTGTATTCGACCGATTAGCATTTGTGAAAACCACGGATAATTTTGCGCAAACAAATTCAGTTATTAATAATGATGCGCAGTCGACGATGACGTCTATTGTTCCAACAGCACAATATCGAATGCCATTAATTCCTTCACATGCACAATCATCGAAAAATGTATTAGAAACTGAAGCTAGGAATTGCGAGACACCGCATCTAGGTAAAGTGAATCGTAGTCCGAATAGTTCACATAATCTCACATGTTCAAATTGTGGTATTATCGGACCAAAGTTTAAATGTTTAGGATGTGAAATGGCCTTTTATTGTGATGAACGGTGCCAAGAGAAACATTGGTATGTCCACGTACAAAGATGCCCAAAGAAAATGccaaaattaaagaaagtcacataa
- the LOC132906453 gene encoding cilia- and flagella-associated protein 45-like isoform X1, which yields MVVQRIRNNTSKSNTICGPPSCSVKDRKETKLKDVCSSGPQNTCIRTAECKSGQHRYSYNEKESTKKIGRSKPRMQLSGQKIIKKRLPPPKILTKEEYDEFQKYSSVTKEERNAALKSEEEERQRLTKESMERKEEFRRIDQGRPREKCPQLVEIEEEARKRAKHVLERAEKMKLEQEEEIQKCNRIILETKCRAIRDAQIAEKKLMELELEEEEKRLNDMMENERRWAIKEEIKKEQDEAVKRQKFANSLIDQIKENEENRILEFERKQEESRLINLNNINWQQEEITKLQNKESENALIRQQLAEGNEQLKHFKAMEKQQNKVIDLRIQEYQRYKEEREAKLAEERRLEKLEKEKAKKTVAIQTLQARGQQERIDELNAARIQEEVERQWRQKEKEEALKKTQAQKLLIEEREKQINNKRIMEAIELERERREFEKIVRVQKEAFCREQKELEKKQRQALIHRSEILKQVNEKERERIEARQKMFEEGLAIRTEAAIRKKKLRDAMERKCEEMRRNRVPEIYINEVKRMINNIQ from the exons ATGGTAGTGcaaagaataagaaataatacgtCAAAATCAAACACAATTTGTGGACCACCGTCTTGTAGTGTAAAAGATAGAAAGGAAACGAAACTCAAAGATGTTTGCTCTAGTGGACCACAGAATACTTGTATTCGAACTGCGGAATGTAAATCTGGTCAACATCGTTATTCGTACAATGAAAAAGAG tcAACCAAAAAAATAGGTAGAAGTAAACCAAGAATGCAACTGAGTGGAcagaaaatcataaaaaagagACTACCTCCTccaaaaattttaacaaaagaaGAGTACGacgaatttcaaaaatacagTTCTGTGACGAAGGAAGAGCGAAATGCGGCTCTTAAATCGGAGGAAGAAGAGAGGCAAAGACTTACGAAAGAGAGTATggagagaaaagaggaattTCGTAGAATAGATCAAGGAAGGCCTCGAGAAAAGTGCCCGCAATTGGTCGAAATAGAAGAGGAAGCTAGGAAAAGAGCGAAACATGTGCTTGAAAGAGCAGAGAAGATGAAGCTCGAACAGGAAGAAGAAATCCAAAAGTGCAATAGGATCATTTTAGAAACTAAATGTCGTGCTATTAGAGACGCTCAG ATAGCAGAAAAAAAACTAATGGAACTCGAGTtggaggaagaagagaaacgtttaaatgatatgatggaaaatgaaagaagatgggcgattaaagaagaaattaaaaaagagcAGGACGAAGCAgtaaaaagacaaaaatttGCTAATAGTCTAATcgatcaaataaaagaaaacgaggaaaacaGGATATTAGAGTTTGAAAGGAAGCAAGAGGAaagtcgattaattaatttaaacaatatcAATTGGCAACaggaagaaattacaaaattacaaaacaaagAATCCGAAAACGCATTAATTCGACAACAGCTCGCTGAAGGGAATGAGCAATTAAAACACTTTAAGGCTATGGAAAAACAGCAAAATAAAGTCATTGATCTTAG gaTACAAGAGTACCAACGGTATAAGGAAGAAAGGGAAGCAAAGCTGGCGGAAGAAAGAAGAttggaaaaattagaaaaagaaaaggctaAAAAAACTGTTGCAATACAGACATTGCAAGCAAGGGGTCAAcaa GAGCGGATCGATGAGTTGAATGCTGCACGAATTCAAGAAGAAGTAGAAAGACAATGGagacagaaagaaaaggaagaagctCTTAAAAAAACGCAAGCCCAAAAGTTACTtatagaagaaagagaaaaacaaataaacaaCAAACGAATAATGGAAGCAATTGAACTAGAACGAGAAAGAcgtgaatttgaaaaaattgtacgtgTTCAGAAGGAAGCTTTCTGTCGAGAACAAAAAGAACTTGAAAAGAAACAGCGACAAGCATTAATTCATAGAAGCGAGATACTAAAACAG GtaaatgagaaagaaagagaacgcATCGAAGCAAGGCAAAAGATGTTCGAGGAAGGTTTAGCAATACGTACAGAAGCCGCGATACGTAAGAAGAAGCTGCGTGATGCAATGGAAAGAAAATGTGAAGAAATGAGAAGAAACAGAGTGCCTGAAATATACATCAATGAAGTAAAACGAATGATCaacaatatacaataa
- the LOC132906453 gene encoding cilia- and flagella-associated protein 45-like isoform X2, which yields MQLSGQKIIKKRLPPPKILTKEEYDEFQKYSSVTKEERNAALKSEEEERQRLTKESMERKEEFRRIDQGRPREKCPQLVEIEEEARKRAKHVLERAEKMKLEQEEEIQKCNRIILETKCRAIRDAQIAEKKLMELELEEEEKRLNDMMENERRWAIKEEIKKEQDEAVKRQKFANSLIDQIKENEENRILEFERKQEESRLINLNNINWQQEEITKLQNKESENALIRQQLAEGNEQLKHFKAMEKQQNKVIDLRIQEYQRYKEEREAKLAEERRLEKLEKEKAKKTVAIQTLQARGQQERIDELNAARIQEEVERQWRQKEKEEALKKTQAQKLLIEEREKQINNKRIMEAIELERERREFEKIVRVQKEAFCREQKELEKKQRQALIHRSEILKQVNEKERERIEARQKMFEEGLAIRTEAAIRKKKLRDAMERKCEEMRRNRVPEIYINEVKRMINNIQ from the exons ATGCAACTGAGTGGAcagaaaatcataaaaaagagACTACCTCCTccaaaaattttaacaaaagaaGAGTACGacgaatttcaaaaatacagTTCTGTGACGAAGGAAGAGCGAAATGCGGCTCTTAAATCGGAGGAAGAAGAGAGGCAAAGACTTACGAAAGAGAGTATggagagaaaagaggaattTCGTAGAATAGATCAAGGAAGGCCTCGAGAAAAGTGCCCGCAATTGGTCGAAATAGAAGAGGAAGCTAGGAAAAGAGCGAAACATGTGCTTGAAAGAGCAGAGAAGATGAAGCTCGAACAGGAAGAAGAAATCCAAAAGTGCAATAGGATCATTTTAGAAACTAAATGTCGTGCTATTAGAGACGCTCAG ATAGCAGAAAAAAAACTAATGGAACTCGAGTtggaggaagaagagaaacgtttaaatgatatgatggaaaatgaaagaagatgggcgattaaagaagaaattaaaaaagagcAGGACGAAGCAgtaaaaagacaaaaatttGCTAATAGTCTAATcgatcaaataaaagaaaacgaggaaaacaGGATATTAGAGTTTGAAAGGAAGCAAGAGGAaagtcgattaattaatttaaacaatatcAATTGGCAACaggaagaaattacaaaattacaaaacaaagAATCCGAAAACGCATTAATTCGACAACAGCTCGCTGAAGGGAATGAGCAATTAAAACACTTTAAGGCTATGGAAAAACAGCAAAATAAAGTCATTGATCTTAG gaTACAAGAGTACCAACGGTATAAGGAAGAAAGGGAAGCAAAGCTGGCGGAAGAAAGAAGAttggaaaaattagaaaaagaaaaggctaAAAAAACTGTTGCAATACAGACATTGCAAGCAAGGGGTCAAcaa GAGCGGATCGATGAGTTGAATGCTGCACGAATTCAAGAAGAAGTAGAAAGACAATGGagacagaaagaaaaggaagaagctCTTAAAAAAACGCAAGCCCAAAAGTTACTtatagaagaaagagaaaaacaaataaacaaCAAACGAATAATGGAAGCAATTGAACTAGAACGAGAAAGAcgtgaatttgaaaaaattgtacgtgTTCAGAAGGAAGCTTTCTGTCGAGAACAAAAAGAACTTGAAAAGAAACAGCGACAAGCATTAATTCATAGAAGCGAGATACTAAAACAG GtaaatgagaaagaaagagaacgcATCGAAGCAAGGCAAAAGATGTTCGAGGAAGGTTTAGCAATACGTACAGAAGCCGCGATACGTAAGAAGAAGCTGCGTGATGCAATGGAAAGAAAATGTGAAGAAATGAGAAGAAACAGAGTGCCTGAAATATACATCAATGAAGTAAAACGAATGATCaacaatatacaataa
- the LOC132906459 gene encoding GATOR complex protein NPRL2 isoform X2 → MTSVTENIKDETQEDPIRCIFFSEFHPIVGPMITCQVPDNFISKDIFDNVSVYIIPKAKLQRSTITVTLKDYKILGFPVKIDDKKYARNAFYFNLCFVCDAEARTVHYEPVVKKMSDFLMALEVENCFLSASEDKTRLAEMLKHVMQDLNLHKMCTLTEGTMTSHLKVIKLAPEPKPVLDHQVPIFLEGREAFQTDQWDLTTQQVLPYIDGFNHVARIAAEADVENNLVKSCVQNLIYYGVVTLIPIFQYSNVYAATSKLKELAENTKLQERCIAYASKFPRQPAYLRDIYRMYASMTHGSSMRDLCQRLNPQNLRINERRLVQFGLIEGLIRRVYKYPIYLSGSSFNEETKNNPVYKYFTGTFSLDEICCSTGQSAAQVEDIVERDPNVVMLWK, encoded by the exons ATGACATCAgtaacagaaaatataaagGATGAGACACAAGAAGATCCGATtagatgtatatttttttcagaatTTCACCCTATTGTGGGTCCAATGATTACTTGTCAG GTtccagataattttatttcaaaggatatttttgataatgtCAGTGTTTATATTATACCAAAAGCAAAGTTACAGCGTAGTACTATCACAGT GACATTGAAGGATTATAAAATCCTAGGATTTCCAGTAAAGATTGATGACAAGAAGTATGCAAGAAatgcattttatttcaacttaTGTTTTGTATGTGATGCAGAAGCTCGTACTGTACATTATGAACCTGTTGTGAAAAAGATGTCTGATTTTTTA ATGGCTCTAgaggtagaaaattgttttttatctGCCTCTGAGGATAAAACAAGATTAGCAGAAATGTTGAAACATGTAATGCAAGATTTGAATTTACACAAAATGTGTACATTAACAG aggGGACAATGACGTCCCATTTGAAAGTCATAAAATTAGCACCTGAGCCGAAACCAGTTCTTGATCATCAGGTACCAATATTCTTGGAGGGCCGTGAAGCATTCCAAACTGATCAGTGGGATTTAACCACTCAGCAAGTATTACCATACATAGATGGATTTAATCACGTTGCACGAATAGCAGCTGAAGCAGACGTGGAAAATAATCTAGTTAAAAGTTGTGTGCAGAATCTTAT TTATTACGGTGTTGTAACTTTAATTCCAATATTTCAATACAGTAATGTGTATGCTGCAACTTCTAAATTGAAAGAATTAGccgaaaatacaaaattacaagAACGATGCATAGCATATGCTTCAAAATTCC CTAGACAACCTGCATATCTTAGAGATATATATCGAATGTATGCAAGTATGACACATGGCAGCAGCATGAGAGATTTGTGTCAACGTCTCAATCCTCAGAATCTAAGAATCAATGAAAGGAGGCTGGTGCAATTTGGTCTTATTGAAGGTCTTATTCGTcgagtatataag TATCCAATATATTTGTCGGGATCTTCTTTTAATGAAGAGACGAAAAACAATCCAGTTTATAAGTACTTTACAGGAACATTCAGTCTTGATGAAATTTGTTGTAGTACAGGTCAATCAGCTGCACAAGTCGAAGATATTGTTGAACGCGATCCGAATGTTGTTATGTTATGGAAGTAA
- the LOC132906459 gene encoding GATOR complex protein NPRL2 isoform X1 gives MLLKSTKMTSVTENIKDETQEDPIRCIFFSEFHPIVGPMITCQVPDNFISKDIFDNVSVYIIPKAKLQRSTITVTLKDYKILGFPVKIDDKKYARNAFYFNLCFVCDAEARTVHYEPVVKKMSDFLMALEVENCFLSASEDKTRLAEMLKHVMQDLNLHKMCTLTEGTMTSHLKVIKLAPEPKPVLDHQVPIFLEGREAFQTDQWDLTTQQVLPYIDGFNHVARIAAEADVENNLVKSCVQNLIYYGVVTLIPIFQYSNVYAATSKLKELAENTKLQERCIAYASKFPRQPAYLRDIYRMYASMTHGSSMRDLCQRLNPQNLRINERRLVQFGLIEGLIRRVYKYPIYLSGSSFNEETKNNPVYKYFTGTFSLDEICCSTGQSAAQVEDIVERDPNVVMLWK, from the exons at gtTATTGAAATCGACAAAAATGACATCAgtaacagaaaatataaagGATGAGACACAAGAAGATCCGATtagatgtatatttttttcagaatTTCACCCTATTGTGGGTCCAATGATTACTTGTCAG GTtccagataattttatttcaaaggatatttttgataatgtCAGTGTTTATATTATACCAAAAGCAAAGTTACAGCGTAGTACTATCACAGT GACATTGAAGGATTATAAAATCCTAGGATTTCCAGTAAAGATTGATGACAAGAAGTATGCAAGAAatgcattttatttcaacttaTGTTTTGTATGTGATGCAGAAGCTCGTACTGTACATTATGAACCTGTTGTGAAAAAGATGTCTGATTTTTTA ATGGCTCTAgaggtagaaaattgttttttatctGCCTCTGAGGATAAAACAAGATTAGCAGAAATGTTGAAACATGTAATGCAAGATTTGAATTTACACAAAATGTGTACATTAACAG aggGGACAATGACGTCCCATTTGAAAGTCATAAAATTAGCACCTGAGCCGAAACCAGTTCTTGATCATCAGGTACCAATATTCTTGGAGGGCCGTGAAGCATTCCAAACTGATCAGTGGGATTTAACCACTCAGCAAGTATTACCATACATAGATGGATTTAATCACGTTGCACGAATAGCAGCTGAAGCAGACGTGGAAAATAATCTAGTTAAAAGTTGTGTGCAGAATCTTAT TTATTACGGTGTTGTAACTTTAATTCCAATATTTCAATACAGTAATGTGTATGCTGCAACTTCTAAATTGAAAGAATTAGccgaaaatacaaaattacaagAACGATGCATAGCATATGCTTCAAAATTCC CTAGACAACCTGCATATCTTAGAGATATATATCGAATGTATGCAAGTATGACACATGGCAGCAGCATGAGAGATTTGTGTCAACGTCTCAATCCTCAGAATCTAAGAATCAATGAAAGGAGGCTGGTGCAATTTGGTCTTATTGAAGGTCTTATTCGTcgagtatataag TATCCAATATATTTGTCGGGATCTTCTTTTAATGAAGAGACGAAAAACAATCCAGTTTATAAGTACTTTACAGGAACATTCAGTCTTGATGAAATTTGTTGTAGTACAGGTCAATCAGCTGCACAAGTCGAAGATATTGTTGAACGCGATCCGAATGTTGTTATGTTATGGAAGTAA